The following proteins are encoded in a genomic region of Longimicrobium sp.:
- a CDS encoding ABC transporter ATP-binding protein: MSGHEDELQDRPYDLRLMRRLLSYLRPYRARVALAVALLFAGAALELVGPYLTKVALDSAIPRRDTGLLGTLVGAYVGALVLSFLAEYAQALLTTWLGQRIMFDLRMEVFAHLQRLSLRYFDRNPVGRLMTRVTNDVEALNEAFSSGIVTVFGDVFTVLFIFAAMVRLDWRLALVTFSVLPFVAAAAFVFRGLIRRAYRDIRVRLARINAFLQEHVSGVRVVQLFGREREVRGRFGEINRDHLEAHLRSITYYALFFPVIEVLTAIALALILWYGGGETIQGTMTVGTVAAFLQYTRRFFRPIQDLSEKYNLLQGAMAASERIFELLDTEPEITDPDRPLHLPEPGRGEIELQGVWFRYDPEGEWVLRGVSFRARPGERVAIVGATGAGKSTIIGLLMRFYEPQRGQILLDGVPIDRVPVAELRARVSLVLQDVFLFSEDVRRNIRLGSDEIGDEAVREAARRVGADPFIARLPRGYEQPLGERGTSLSVGERQLVSFARALAFDPLVLVLDEATSSVDSELEARIEEALRELMRGRTSLVIAHRLSTVQGADQILVLHHGEIRERGTHAELLRRGGLYARLYELQFVRTPSAVPEQDAAD; the protein is encoded by the coding sequence AGCTCCAGGACCGGCCGTACGACCTGCGGCTCATGCGGCGGCTGCTCTCGTACCTGCGGCCGTACCGCGCCCGCGTGGCGCTGGCCGTGGCGCTCCTCTTCGCGGGGGCGGCGCTGGAGCTGGTGGGGCCGTACCTCACCAAGGTGGCGCTCGACTCCGCGATTCCCCGGCGCGACACGGGCCTCCTGGGCACGCTGGTGGGGGCGTACGTGGGCGCGCTGGTGCTGTCCTTCCTCGCCGAGTACGCGCAGGCGCTGCTCACCACCTGGCTCGGGCAGCGCATCATGTTCGACCTGCGCATGGAGGTGTTCGCGCACCTGCAGCGCCTCTCGCTGCGCTACTTCGACCGCAACCCCGTGGGCCGGCTGATGACGCGGGTGACCAACGACGTGGAGGCGCTCAACGAGGCGTTCTCGTCGGGGATCGTCACCGTGTTCGGCGACGTCTTCACCGTGCTCTTCATCTTCGCGGCGATGGTGCGGCTGGACTGGCGCCTGGCGCTGGTCACCTTCAGCGTGCTCCCCTTCGTGGCGGCGGCGGCGTTCGTCTTCCGCGGGCTGATCCGCAGGGCGTACCGCGACATCCGGGTGCGGCTGGCGCGCATCAACGCCTTCCTGCAGGAGCACGTGAGCGGGGTGCGCGTGGTGCAGCTCTTCGGGCGCGAGCGGGAGGTGCGGGGGCGCTTCGGGGAGATCAACCGCGACCACCTGGAGGCGCACCTGCGCTCGATCACCTACTACGCGCTCTTCTTCCCGGTGATCGAGGTGCTCACGGCGATCGCCCTGGCGCTCATCCTCTGGTACGGCGGGGGCGAGACGATCCAGGGGACGATGACGGTGGGGACGGTGGCGGCGTTCCTCCAGTACACGCGGCGCTTCTTCCGCCCGATCCAGGACCTCTCGGAGAAGTACAACCTGCTGCAGGGGGCCATGGCGGCCTCGGAGCGCATCTTCGAGCTGCTCGACACGGAGCCCGAGATCACCGACCCCGACCGGCCGCTGCACCTCCCCGAGCCCGGCCGCGGGGAGATCGAGCTCCAGGGCGTGTGGTTCCGCTACGATCCCGAGGGCGAGTGGGTGCTGCGCGGGGTGAGCTTCCGCGCCCGCCCCGGCGAACGGGTGGCGATCGTGGGGGCCACGGGGGCGGGGAAGTCGACGATCATCGGCCTGCTGATGCGCTTCTACGAGCCGCAGCGGGGGCAGATCCTGCTGGACGGGGTGCCGATCGACCGCGTTCCCGTGGCCGAGCTGCGCGCGCGCGTGTCGCTGGTGCTCCAGGACGTGTTCCTCTTCAGCGAGGACGTGCGGCGCAACATCCGCCTGGGGAGCGACGAGATCGGCGACGAGGCGGTGCGCGAGGCGGCCCGGCGCGTGGGGGCGGACCCCTTCATCGCCCGGCTGCCGCGGGGCTACGAGCAGCCGCTGGGCGAGCGGGGGACGTCGCTCTCGGTGGGCGAGCGGCAGCTGGTGAGCTTCGCGCGGGCGCTGGCGTTCGACCCGCTGGTGCTGGTGCTGGACGAGGCCACCAGCTCGGTGGACTCGGAGCTGGAGGCCAGGATCGAGGAGGCGCTGCGCGAGCTGATGCGGGGGCGCACCTCGCTGGTGATCGCGCACCGCCTGTCGACGGTCCAGGGCGCCGACCAGATCCTGGTGCTGCACCACGGCGAGATCCGCGAGCGCGGCACCCACGCGGAGCTGCTGCGGCGCGGGGGGCTCTACGCGCGCCTCTACGAGCTGCAGTTCGTGCGCACGCCGTCTGCGGTGCCGGAGCAGGACGCGGCGGACTGA